From Carya illinoinensis cultivar Pawnee chromosome 5, C.illinoinensisPawnee_v1, whole genome shotgun sequence, one genomic window encodes:
- the LOC122310478 gene encoding protein root UVB sensitive 3, giving the protein MEASKSSSTEVILEEWNGSSSTKLSRTATITASPSLSIQRSGGRFHHVWRRVLQAFVPEGFPNSVTPDYVPFQVWDSLQGLSTYIRTMLSTQALLSAIGVGEKSATVIGATFQWFLRDLTGMLGGILFTFYQGSNLDSNAKMWRLIADLMNDLGMLMDLVSPLFPSAFVFVVCLGSLSRSFTGVASGATRAALTQHFALQSNAADISAKEGSQETLATMIGMALGMLLARITMGHALAIWFSFLSLTLFHIYANYKAVQCLALTSLNPERSSILLQHFLETGQVLSPEKVSRMEHVLPVWTTSWSSKSAKQIHMQVHLGVRVSSLNHSELMDLLHSAGSHYKKAKYVLVEKQGIVHATLHKDSTSADVLQSFFHALVMAKFTDKNKSLHLESQSWMDKHYEAFIQKLRSSGWKIERLLSPSIVWKAKWICGPLDAKMD; this is encoded by the exons ATGGAAGCATCAAAATCGTCCTCTACGGAGGTCATCTTAGAAGAATGGAATGGTTCTTCTTCCACCAAGCTCTCCAGAACCGCCACCATTACCGCTTCCCCTTCTCTCTCGATCCAAAG GTCTGGTGGTCGATTCCACCATGTTTGGAGACGGGTTCTCCAAGCATTTGTACCCGag GGTTTTCCTAACAGTGTGACTCCAGATTATGTACCTTTTCAAGTCTGGGATTCACTGCAG GGCCTTTCAACGTACATTCGGACCATGCTCTCGACACAA GCTCTTCTTAGTGCTATTGGAGTTGGTGAGAAATCCGCAACTGTAATTGGTGCCACATTTCAG TGGTTTTTGAGGGACCTAACTGGAATGCTTGGAGGCATTTTATTCACATTCTACCAG GGCTCAAACCTGGATAGCAATGCCAAAATGTGGCGTTTAATCGCAGATCTTATGAATGATCTTG GAATGTTGATGGACCTGGTTTCCCCCTTGTTTCCTTCAGCTTTCGTGTTTGTAGTTTGCTTGGGGAGCCTATCACGATCATTCA CTGGTGTTGCCAGTGGAGCAACTAGAGCTGCTTTGACGCAGCATTTTGCCCTTCAGAGTAATGCTGCAGATATTTCTGCCAAG GAAGGAAGTCAGGAGACATTGGCAACAATGATTGGCATGGCTTTGGGAATGCTTCTTGCTCGGATTACAATGGGGCATGCACTAGCtatttggttttcttttctGTCACTCACCCTGTTCCATATATACG CAAACTACAAGGCTGTCCAATGCCTTGCCTTAACCTCACTAAATCCTGAGAGGAGCTCAATTCTTTTGCAGCATTTCCTGGAAACAGGCCAAG TTCTCTCACCTGAAAAGGTCTCTAGGATGGAGCATGTACTACCCGTATGGACCACTTCATGGAGCTCAAAGAGTGCTAAACAGATACACATGCAAGTACACTTAGGTGTAAGGGTGTCTTCTCTTAATCACTCGGAACT GATGGACCTGTTGCATTCTGCGGGATCTCATTACAAGAAAG CAAAGTACGTGCTAGTGGAGAAGCAGGGAATTGTCCATGCTACTTTGCATAAAGACTCGACATCTGCAGATGTATTGCAGTCATTTTTTCATGCCCTTGTTATGGCAAAATTTACAGATAAAAACAAGTCTCTGCATTTGGAGAGCCAATCATGGATGGATAAACATTATGAAGCTTTTATTCAAAAG CTAAGGTCCTCAGGTTGGAAAATAGAACGACTTCTATCGCCTTCTATTGTTTGGAAGGCAAAATGGATCTGTGGGCCTTTGGATGCAAAGATGGATTAG
- the LOC122310479 gene encoding ureide permease 1-like isoform X5, translating into MILLEFLMQDNWPSVLFAMAGGVVLSLGNLSSQYAWAFAGLSVTEVVTASLTVVMGTTMNYFLDDKINKAEILFTGVGCFLAAVCLGSAVHASNAADNKEKLKNLPSGYIFGAEAMDVSISKETITNNVGETDIENRSGSTEKAKAGTAGFLIELENRRAIKVFGKSTLIGLAITFFAGVSFSLFSPAFNLATNDQWQTLKEGVPHLSVYTAFFYFSVSCFVLAIILNITFLYHPILNLPRSSLKAYLRDWNGRGWAFLAGFLCGFGNGLQFMGGQAAGYAAADAVQALPLVSTFWAILLFGEYRKSSRRTYILLVSMLFMFIVAVGVLMASSGHRK; encoded by the exons ATGATTCTGCTAGAGTTCTTGATGCAGGATAACTGGCCCTCTGTTTTGTTTGCAATGGCTGGTGGGGTGGTGCTCAGCCTTGGCAATCTGTCTTCACAGTATGCTTGGGCATTTGCTGGTTTATCAGTGACAGAAGTGGTCACTGCAAGCTTAACCGTTGTTatgg GCACCACAATGAATTACTTTTTGGATGACAAAATCAACAAAGCTGAGATTCTTTTCACTGGTGTTGGTTGCTTCTTGGCTGCGGTTTGTCTTGGCTCTGCTGTTCACGCATCCAATGCAGCTGATAATAAAGAAAAGCTAAAAAATTTGCCAAGCGGTTATATATTTGGAGCTGA GGCTATGGATGTTTCCATCTCTAAAGAAACAATTACAAACAATG TTGGAGAGACGGATATTGAAAATAGAAGTGGTTCTACAGAGAAAGCCAAAGCCGGGACTGCTGGTTTTCTCATAGAACTAGAGAACAGAAGAGCTATTAAG GTGTTTGGGAAGAGCACTTTAATTGGACTGGCCATAACTTTCTTTGCTGGTGTCTCCTTCTCTCTATTCTCACCAGCATTCAATTTGGCGACAAATGACCAATGGCAAACTTTAAAGGAAGGGGTTCCGCACTTGTCAGTTTATACAGCATTTTTCTACTTCTCAGTCTCTTGTTTTGTCCTTGCCATCATTCTAAACATCACCTTCCTTTACCACCCTATACTAAATTTACCTAGATCATCCCTCAAGGCTTACCTGAGAGACTGGAACGGCCGAGGCTGGGCCTTTTTGGCTGGGTTTTTGTGTGGGTTTGGCAATGGTCTCCAATTTATGGGAGGTCAAGCTGCAGGATATGCAGCTGCAGATGCAGTTCAG GCGCTTCCACTCGTGAGCACTTTTTGGGCCATCCTACTCTTTGGAGAGTATCGAAAATCATCACGAAGAACGTACATATTGCTTGTCAGTATGTTGTTTATGTTTATTGTAGCTGTTGGAGTTCTGATGGCATCATCAGGGCATCGAAAATAA